AACCATTAAAAATGACTATTTAACGGTTGCTTATCAGAAAACCGAAAACAGACTGGTGATCAAGGCGGCGTATACTCAGCGCGCATTTCTGAATGGACCGTGGTCTGCCCGCCGGGCATCGTCTGCAGAAACGGCTTCATTATCTCATGCTGTTTTCGGGGATGGGGAATCTATCAATCTGCATTATCCGGATGGGCGGGTTGACCGGATCATGCTTTTTGAACAAAGCGAATTTGTTTTCTTTCAGCCGACGATCGTTAATCAAACCGAAAAAGATATTTCTCTGCAGAAGGTGGAACTGTTTGATGCTGTTCTTAACCTGTCTGAACCGGCTGCGTCTTTGAAAGCGCTGGGTACGGCCGGTCTGACTCCGGTTGACGGACATCCCGGCAGTTATATGTTTCTGGCTATTGCCGATCCGGATTCCCGCAACGGTGTGGTCGGGGCCTGGCTTTCCAGTGAGCGGGGAAGCGGAATTGTTTTCAGTGGAAGGGATGAGGACAAGGCCTCACTCAAAGCGCGTATCGATTATGGCCGCCTGCTGATCAAGCCGGGCGACGCTGCAGAAGGAGAAATCTTTGTCATCGGGCAGTTTGATGACGCCCGCCTTGGTCTTGAAAAATATGCGGACCTCGTTGCGCAATATTATGACATCCATTTGTTACCGCAGGTTGACGGTTATTGCACCTGGTACAGTCGTCCCAACGGGCGTGCGGGCGATGAAAAAAGTATTCTCGAACTTTCAGAGTTTGCGAAAAAAGAGCTTAAGCCCTATGGACTCGATTTTATCCAGATCGATGATTACTGGCAGGAGGGGAAACGACGCAACGGGCCAGCCAAAGTGTTCGATCGGGTGGCACCGAACGGCCCGTATAAAGGCGGCATGAAACCGGTTGCGGAAGGAATTTCCAATATGGGATTAATGCCAGGGATCTGGTGGATGCCGTTTGCCGGAGATCATGAGGATCCTTATTATGCGGATAAAATGGATTGGTTTACCAAAAAAAAGGATGGCACGCCCTATCACACGCCTTGGGGCGGAACAGCATTTGATTTGACAAATCCAACGGTGCGATCCTTTGTTGGTTATCTGTCCAAGCTAATGGCAAAGGAGTGGGGTTATACCTATTTTAAGATGGATGGCATCTGGATGGGAACATCCACGAAACAGATTTATGTGAACAATGGATATAACGGGAAGGATGATCTAGGTACACAGATCGTGCATAATCCCTATATGACGCCGATTGAAGCGTATCGGGCCGGATTTAAGGACATTCGTGATGCGGCGGGTGACGATATTTTTTTACTTGGATGTTGTATCAGCCAGAACATGCGGTCGTTTGGGGCCTCTTTCGGATTGGTGGATGCCATGCGGGTGGGACCGGATAATAATACCCGATTCACGCCTCTCATGCGGGGTCCCTGGCATGGATCAAACCGTTACTTCCTGCATCGTAGAGTTTGGTATAATGATCCCGATCCGATGTATGTGCGCAAAAGTGTGCCGATGGATCATGCACAACTGATTTGTTCATGGATCACGATTTCCGGTCAGCTCAGTATGTCGAGTGAGTGGTATCCGAATCTGCCGTCGGAACGCCTGGATCTTCTGAAACGGAGTTTGCCGAATCACGGGCTGCTGGCACGTCCGGTCGATCTGCTGGAAAACCCTTTAGCCAAAATCTGGCTGCTTCAGGATGATTGCTCCGGGCTGAAACGTAACACTATCGGTCTATTCAATTGGAATGAGTTTAAAGCGGAGCAGATTGATTATCCGCTTTCACGGTTAGGATTGGATCCTGAAAAACAATATATCGCTTTCGACTATTGGAATGACCGATTGCTTCAACCTTTCAGTAAAAACCTCTCTGCCGAGTTGCGGCCAGCCAGTTGTCGGGTTTTATCGGTACTCGAAGTGGCTCCTTACCCGCAAGTGATCTCGACCTCACGTCACATTACACAGGGTATTGTTGATATCAGCCGCGAAGCATGGAAACCCAAAAAGAATCAGCTTATGGGTACGAGCCAATTGGTAGCTAACGATCCCTATGAACTCAGGATCGTGGTTCCAACCGGACGTGATTCATGGAAACTAACTGGATTCAGTGTAGGGAATGATCAGGTGCGCGTCGTATCGAAGGAACAGGACGGCCCGATTATCCGGGTTGAACTACTTGCAGAAACCGGTCAGTCGGTCGATTGGTCAGCCACGTTTAAACGCGCAGCGGAAAAGTCCAGGGCTCCTGTCGAAGTCAGCGGATTAGAGGGAACGGGATCCTATAAGGCTATTAACTTGGCTTGGAATGCTGTGCCTGAATGTACCTATATGGTCCGACGCAGTGATGGGCGATTATTTAAACCCGCAGCGAATCATTTGGAAGATTGGGATATTCAATCCGGAAAAACCTACACCTATGAGGTTTGTGCCATGAATATCGAGGGTGTTACGGGCGATGCTGCCGCGCTAAAGGTGTCCACTCCTCAGGTTCCTATACGACCA
The Pontiella agarivorans DNA segment above includes these coding regions:
- a CDS encoding NPCBM/NEW2 domain-containing protein — protein: MENIKIVKLFCIAMLSGTVSADVLTIKNDYLTVAYQKTENRLVIKAAYTQRAFLNGPWSARRASSAETASLSHAVFGDGESINLHYPDGRVDRIMLFEQSEFVFFQPTIVNQTEKDISLQKVELFDAVLNLSEPAASLKALGTAGLTPVDGHPGSYMFLAIADPDSRNGVVGAWLSSERGSGIVFSGRDEDKASLKARIDYGRLLIKPGDAAEGEIFVIGQFDDARLGLEKYADLVAQYYDIHLLPQVDGYCTWYSRPNGRAGDEKSILELSEFAKKELKPYGLDFIQIDDYWQEGKRRNGPAKVFDRVAPNGPYKGGMKPVAEGISNMGLMPGIWWMPFAGDHEDPYYADKMDWFTKKKDGTPYHTPWGGTAFDLTNPTVRSFVGYLSKLMAKEWGYTYFKMDGIWMGTSTKQIYVNNGYNGKDDLGTQIVHNPYMTPIEAYRAGFKDIRDAAGDDIFLLGCCISQNMRSFGASFGLVDAMRVGPDNNTRFTPLMRGPWHGSNRYFLHRRVWYNDPDPMYVRKSVPMDHAQLICSWITISGQLSMSSEWYPNLPSERLDLLKRSLPNHGLLARPVDLLENPLAKIWLLQDDCSGLKRNTIGLFNWNEFKAEQIDYPLSRLGLDPEKQYIAFDYWNDRLLQPFSKNLSAELRPASCRVLSVLEVAPYPQVISTSRHITQGIVDISREAWKPKKNQLMGTSQLVANDPYELRIVVPTGRDSWKLTGFSVGNDQVRVVSKEQDGPIIRVELLAETGQSVDWSATFKRAAEKSRAPVEVSGLEGTGSYKAINLAWNAVPECTYMVRRSDGRLFKPAANHLEDWDIQSGKTYTYEVCAMNIEGVTGDAAALKVSTPQVPIRPAVPPAPEISITTLKPVEVKTSKWNKMQVNQSAKKTSLILDGQQYEDGIGLFDQSLLVYSIPQGAKRFVAVAGIDDAEKNNPYSSVVFEVYGDVKEMGESPELLGKSPKLCRDTLRTWCFDVELSERQREVRLVVTTAGDGNTGDFANWVNA